The Christiangramia salexigens genome includes the window GCTTACGGATTAATTAATGCGATACAGGGTGAGACCAGAGAAGTTCCTTTATTGGGTCACCTATATCAAAAATGGTTTAGTACGATATCATAATGAGTAAAGAATTTTCCCTGCAACACATAATAAGAAAACCTAAAACTGAAATTGCCAAAGCACCTGTTCTTATCTTGCTTCATGGTTACGGAAGTGATGAGAACGACCTGTTCTCTTTTGCCGAAGAATTGCCGGACGAGCTTTTCATTATTTCGGCAAAGGCTCCATATTCTATGCAACCTTATGGGAATGCGTGGTATGCGATCCATTGGGATAATAACGATGGTAAGTTCAGTGATGATGTACAGGCCATAACGTCCAGAGAGACCATAAAAGATTTTATCGATGAGATCATTTATAACTATCCGGTTGATGCAGATAACATCAATCTTCTTGGGTTTAGTCAGGGAAGTATCTTAAGCTATTCAGTGGCACTCTCCTATCCTGAAAAAGTGAAAAATGTGATCGCGCTAAGTGGTTATGTAAATGAAGGTATCCTGAAAAAGGATTATGCCTCCAATGATTTTTCAAAGCTTAAATTCTATTGCTCTCATGGATCTGTAGACCAGGTGATCCCGGTAGATTGGGCAAGAAAATCGAAACCTTTCCTTGATGCTCTGAACATCGAGAACTCCTATTCAGAATTTCCTGTGGGTCATGGAGTGGCACCTCAGAATTTCTATGAGTTCAGGGAATGGTTAAAGCAAAGGATCTAATATAACGGGTACAAAAAAGACTTTTCTGGGAAGAACTGAATTTCTCCGCTTTCGCTAACCTCATACGTAAGGAATACTTCTCCCCAGTATGTACCGTCAGTGAAATCGGCGATGATCCATTTATGGTTTAAAACTTTGATCTTATTGATCTGCATCTTCCCTTCCATTCCTGCCTGAGGGACCAGAGGGTTATCTGAATCTGCCTTATTTTTCCCAATGATTTCTTCTTCTATTCTGTTGATCAGATTTTCCGTTTCAATACCTTTATTTTCGAAATAGGTAATAGCATCTTCATTATTTTGAAGATTAAAATAATCATCAGTGGACTTATCTTTCAGCATTTCAAGCTCCGCTTCGGTTTGCTGTAATTGACTTTCCAGACTTTCTATATTTTGCTGTTTAGCATCCAGAATACGCTTATCATTTACATAGATGAAAATGGTAAAAAGTAAAGTAAATATAAAAAGGTACATCAAGATTTTACTGCGCATTCTAAACTTCTATTTTAAGATTATCATAAGCCAAATGTATATTTGGCGGTAATTGTTGTTCTATTTCATCGTGAAAACCCATCATATGACTTATATGAGTGAGATAAGCGGTTCTGGGTTTCACCCTCCCAATGAATTCCAAAGCTTCTTCAAGATTTAGATGTGAATGATGCGGTTCAATTCTTAAGGCACTGATCACAAGAACCTTTAGATCACTAAGCTTTTGTACTTCTTCATCTTCAATAGACTTCAAGTCTGTTAGATAAGCAAAATCTTCCAGCCGGAAACCAAAGACCTGTAAACGGTTATGCATGAAATTCACAGGAGTCACGGTGAGCCCATGAAAAGAAAAGGGTTTATTCTCTATGCGATTTTCCTTCACTCCCGGTGCTCCCGGATATTTATTCTCGGTAACAAAGATGTAATCAAACCGTTTGCGAAGCGCTTTAAGCACTCTTTCGTGAGCATAGACGGGTATATCTCCCTGCTTAAAAAAAAAGGGTCTAATATCGTCTAAACCGGCTGTATGGTCATTATGCTCATGCGTATAAAAAATGGCATCCAGCCTTTTCACATTATTCGCGAGCATTTGCTGACGAAAATCCGGACCACAATCAATTAGAATATTATAATTATTCCAGGTGATCATTACCGAAACCCTTAATCGTTTATCTTTTGGATTATCGCTAAGACATACCGGATGATCACTTCCTATGATTGGAATCCCCTGAGATGTGCCTGTTCCTAAAAACCTTACTTCCAAACGCTGTAAATTTTAGAACAAAAGTAATTATATTTTTTTGTATGCCTACCGCTTTTAGTACTTTTGAAGTACACAAAAGAATATTGATTTAAAAGAGAGATTATGCCAATTACCATAATGGGCGATAAGGAATTTGAAAATGTTCCTTCTATAAACAGCAAAGCGCTGCGCATTAATTTAAATGAAAATATCTACGGGACGTTTTCTGAAATTGGTGCTGGTCAGGAAACGGTTAGGAATTTCTTCCGGGCTGGTGGTGCTTCGGGAACTATAGCGAAAGCAATGAGTGCCTATGATAAGGATTTTAGTGATGCCATTTATGGAGTTGAAAGTGATCGTAGATACGTTACAGAAGCCAGGCTTAAAAAAATGTTATCTCACGAAACCAATCTTATAGAGGAAAGAATTTCGAGAGATAAGCATCCTAATAAGTTATTCTTTACCTATGCCAATACTGTGGCTACTATAGATTTCGCTAAGAAATATAAAGGACATGGTTGGGTAGGTATCCGTTATCAGGTAGATCCTAATGAGGACTACAATGAAATTCTGCTTCACGTACGTTTTCATGAAAATGATGCGAGACACCAACAAAACACCCTGGGAATATTAGGAGTTAACCTCATTTATGGCGCTTATTATAAACACGATAATCCTAAAAAATTACTTAGGTATCTATATGACCATATAGATAAGGATCAGATAGAGATAGACACCATCAACTTCTCAGGTCCAAGATTTGAAAAAGTGGATAACCGTTTGATGAGTCTCCAACTAGTTAAAAATGGAATGACGGAAGCAGTTATGTTTGGTCCCGATGGGAATAACGTACTGCCTGCTAAAATTCTTTATAAAAAGAACATTCTTGCACTTCGCGGAAGTTTTAGACCGGTGACTAAGGTCAATATGGACATGTATGAGCAATCTAAAGAACTTTTCTTTAAGGAAAGTAAGGTTTCTGAAGAGAATACAGAGATCATCTTCGAGATCACACTTTCTAACCTGCGTGCTGAAGGAGAGATCGACGAGAGAGACTTTATGGACCGTGCAGAGCTTTTATGCTCTTTAGGACAAACGGTAATGATCTCGAATTTCCAGGAGTATTATCGTGTGGTGGAATATTTCTCCCGCTACTCTAAACAGAGAATGGGACTAACTATGGGAGTAAACAACCTGGTTGATGTATTCGATGAGAAATACTACCGTCATTTAAGTGGGGGTATCCTTGAGGCTTTTGGAAAACTATTCTTTAAAGATCTTAAAGTGTATTTATACCCACTTAGAGATTCTGAAACCGGAGAGCTTACTACAAGTGAAAACCTTAAAGTACACCCACGTATGAAGGAACTTTATAAGTTCTTTAAGTATAATGGAAGGGTTGAGGATATTACCAATTATAATCCGGATATCCTTGATGTATATTCAAGAGAGGTGTTAAAGATGATCAGCGAAGGTGAAGATGGATGGGAACAAATGTTGCCAGACAAAACCACTAAGATGATTAAAGAACAGAATCTTTTTCATTATAAGGAAAACAAGAAAAAGGCTAAGACCGAAGAAGTTTAGGTTTTAGATTACTATATATAAAAAAAGCTGTTCCAAAAGAACAGCTTTTTTTATTGAATATATTTCTATTATTAGTCTATTCGGGTAATTCTTGCTCCGATAGCTTTTAAACGTGCTTCTATATTTTCATAACCACGATCTATTTGCTCAATATTATGGATCGTAGAAGTTCCTTTAGCAGACAGAGCCGCGATCAATAACGAGATTCCTGCTCTAATATCAGGTGAGGTCATAGTGGTCGCTTTTAATTGAGATTTAAAGTCATGACCTATTACAGTTGCCCGGTGCGGGTCACATAGAATGATTTTAGCACCCATATCTATTAGCTTATCCACAAAGAATAATCTGCTTTCAAACATTTTCTGATGAATAAGAACACTCCCCCTGGCCTGTGTTGCAATTACAAGCATAATACTTAAAAGATCTGGTGTAAAACCTGGCCACGGTGCATCACTAATGTTCATGATAGAACCATCAATAAAACTCTGCACCTCATAACCCTCTGTATGGGCGGGAATATAAATATCATCACCCTTTTTTTCCAGCTGAATTCCCAGTTTTCTAAAAGTTGTTGGAATAATACCCAACATATCCCAGTTTACATTTTTTATAGTGATCTCACTCTGTGTCATAGCCGCAAGGCCAATCCAGGAACCGATCTCGATCATATCTGGAAGTATCCTATGTTCGCAACCTCCAAGTTTTTCTACCCCTTCAATTTCCAGAAGGTTAGACCCTACTCCGCTTATTTTAGCCCCCATGGAGTTAAGCATTTTGCATAACTGCTGAAGGTATGGTTCACATGCGGCATTATAGATTGTAGTGGTTCCTTTTGCAAAGACAGCCGCCATTACAATATTGGCAGTCCCTGTTACCGAAGCTTCTTCCAGTAACATGAAATCCCCTTTTAAACCATTTGGAGCTTCAACTCCGTAAAATCTTTCTTCTTTACTGTATCTGAAATCCGCACCCAGTTTCATAAAACCTTCAAAATGCGTATCCAGTCTTCTTCTTCCGATCTTATCACCACCGGGCTTAGGAATAAATCCTTTTCCAAACCTACCCAACAAAGGCCCCACGATCATTATAGAACCACGAAGTCCTCCCCCGTCGGTTTTAAATTGTTCGCTTGCCAGATAATCCATGTCCAGATTATCGCTTTGAAAACTATAGCTACCCGGTCCAAGCTTCTCGGTTTTAACCCCAAGATTTTTTAGAAGATTTATAAGTTTATTTACGTCAAGTATATCAGGAATGTTATGTATTGTAACTTTTTCATCGGTTAACAATACTGCACATAGAATTTGCAGTGCTTCGTTTTTCGCTCCCTGAGGCTGTATCTCCCCACTTAAACGATGCCCGCCTTCAATTTGAAAAGTTCCCATTAAGATTTATAGAATTTAGTGGCGTTTACGGCCTCCTTTACGACCGTTTTTCTTTGGATTTTTGGAGTATTTCTTTTTAGCTGGTCCACCTTTGATAAGATCTGAAGCCTGACTCAGGTCTTCATCTGTATTTTTTAGATTTATTTTACCATGGCTAAGGTCCTTTAAATGATCAAATATCACTACATCATCTACAGAATCCCTATTCCAGTTCAAATAAGATTTCTTCATATGATTCGCGATGCTTAGAACAAGGGCATCTTTGAGATCGCCTTCCTCCCAGTCCTTTGCTTCATCGATCATTTTTTTAATGTTGTTCCCGTAGAAACGATACTTCGGATTATTTTCAGGATAATCCAGCATATCAGGCCTTTCGGCAAGCATTTCCCTGGTTGGTTTAGGGAAAGGAGACTCTACATCCAATTTAAAATCACTAATGATAAATAGCTGATCCCAAAGTTTATGCTGAAAATCAGGTACGTCACGAAGATGAGGATTCATATTACCCATTACTGCGATAATAGAATTTGCGACCTTATTTCTTTCCT containing:
- a CDS encoding DUF4290 domain-containing protein, whose protein sequence is MTNALEYNSERSKLIIPEYGRHLQKMVEHAVSIEDDKERNKVANSIIAVMGNMNPHLRDVPDFQHKLWDQLFIISDFKLDVESPFPKPTREMLAERPDMLDYPENNPKYRFYGNNIKKMIDEAKDWEEGDLKDALVLSIANHMKKSYLNWNRDSVDDVVIFDHLKDLSHGKINLKNTDEDLSQASDLIKGGPAKKKYSKNPKKNGRKGGRKRH
- a CDS encoding nicotinate-nucleotide adenylyltransferase; amino-acid sequence: MPITIMGDKEFENVPSINSKALRINLNENIYGTFSEIGAGQETVRNFFRAGGASGTIAKAMSAYDKDFSDAIYGVESDRRYVTEARLKKMLSHETNLIEERISRDKHPNKLFFTYANTVATIDFAKKYKGHGWVGIRYQVDPNEDYNEILLHVRFHENDARHQQNTLGILGVNLIYGAYYKHDNPKKLLRYLYDHIDKDQIEIDTINFSGPRFEKVDNRLMSLQLVKNGMTEAVMFGPDGNNVLPAKILYKKNILALRGSFRPVTKVNMDMYEQSKELFFKESKVSEENTEIIFEITLSNLRAEGEIDERDFMDRAELLCSLGQTVMISNFQEYYRVVEYFSRYSKQRMGLTMGVNNLVDVFDEKYYRHLSGGILEAFGKLFFKDLKVYLYPLRDSETGELTTSENLKVHPRMKELYKFFKYNGRVEDITNYNPDILDVYSREVLKMISEGEDGWEQMLPDKTTKMIKEQNLFHYKENKKKAKTEEV
- the murA gene encoding UDP-N-acetylglucosamine 1-carboxyvinyltransferase, which produces MGTFQIEGGHRLSGEIQPQGAKNEALQILCAVLLTDEKVTIHNIPDILDVNKLINLLKNLGVKTEKLGPGSYSFQSDNLDMDYLASEQFKTDGGGLRGSIMIVGPLLGRFGKGFIPKPGGDKIGRRRLDTHFEGFMKLGADFRYSKEERFYGVEAPNGLKGDFMLLEEASVTGTANIVMAAVFAKGTTTIYNAACEPYLQQLCKMLNSMGAKISGVGSNLLEIEGVEKLGGCEHRILPDMIEIGSWIGLAAMTQSEITIKNVNWDMLGIIPTTFRKLGIQLEKKGDDIYIPAHTEGYEVQSFIDGSIMNISDAPWPGFTPDLLSIMLVIATQARGSVLIHQKMFESRLFFVDKLIDMGAKIILCDPHRATVIGHDFKSQLKATTMTSPDIRAGISLLIAALSAKGTSTIHNIEQIDRGYENIEARLKAIGARITRID
- a CDS encoding alpha/beta hydrolase; the encoded protein is MSKEFSLQHIIRKPKTEIAKAPVLILLHGYGSDENDLFSFAEELPDELFIISAKAPYSMQPYGNAWYAIHWDNNDGKFSDDVQAITSRETIKDFIDEIIYNYPVDADNINLLGFSQGSILSYSVALSYPEKVKNVIALSGYVNEGILKKDYASNDFSKLKFYCSHGSVDQVIPVDWARKSKPFLDALNIENSYSEFPVGHGVAPQNFYEFREWLKQRI
- a CDS encoding MBL fold metallo-hydrolase, whose product is MEVRFLGTGTSQGIPIIGSDHPVCLSDNPKDKRLRVSVMITWNNYNILIDCGPDFRQQMLANNVKRLDAIFYTHEHNDHTAGLDDIRPFFFKQGDIPVYAHERVLKALRKRFDYIFVTENKYPGAPGVKENRIENKPFSFHGLTVTPVNFMHNRLQVFGFRLEDFAYLTDLKSIEDEEVQKLSDLKVLVISALRIEPHHSHLNLEEALEFIGRVKPRTAYLTHISHMMGFHDEIEQQLPPNIHLAYDNLKIEV